The Gemmatimonadales bacterium genome has a segment encoding these proteins:
- the ribD gene encoding bifunctional diaminohydroxyphosphoribosylaminopyrimidine deaminase/5-amino-6-(5-phosphoribosylamino)uracil reductase RibD, translating into MRRAHELAQRGWGRTFPNPMVGAVLVADDEIVGEGWHAEHGGRHAEVMAIDSARERAKGATLYVTLEPCTHVGKQPPCTDAIIAAGIVRVVVAVRDPNPVAAGGIERLRAAGIEAVLDQDAGADYNFRFSHQFTEAKRPYVAVKLTVSMDAMIADAKGRSQWISSPAAREWVHWLRAGFGAIGVGARTAIADDVQLTVRGPVSPRVAPVRVIFDRSATLPATSRLFEGTTPVIVVVGSGVGDATRETLTRAGAQVVVGDELADGLQALACSGVDSILIEGGGRLASALLAERLVDRVYQVQAPRWLGTGVPAWPAIPATSLTESERWRMIAVERLGDRDDADAVLTLEHR; encoded by the coding sequence ATGCGCCGCGCGCATGAGCTGGCGCAGCGTGGGTGGGGGCGGACATTTCCCAATCCGATGGTCGGCGCGGTCCTCGTGGCTGACGACGAGATCGTTGGCGAAGGGTGGCATGCCGAGCACGGTGGACGGCACGCCGAAGTCATGGCGATCGACAGTGCCCGCGAGCGAGCGAAGGGCGCAACACTCTACGTCACGCTCGAGCCGTGTACTCACGTCGGGAAGCAGCCGCCGTGCACCGACGCAATCATCGCGGCCGGTATTGTGCGCGTCGTCGTTGCCGTGCGGGATCCGAATCCGGTCGCGGCTGGCGGCATCGAGCGGCTGCGGGCAGCGGGCATTGAAGCAGTGCTCGATCAGGATGCCGGCGCCGACTACAACTTCCGCTTCAGCCATCAGTTCACCGAGGCGAAGCGCCCGTACGTCGCGGTGAAGCTCACCGTGTCGATGGACGCGATGATCGCCGACGCGAAGGGACGGTCGCAGTGGATCTCCTCGCCGGCAGCGCGGGAGTGGGTGCACTGGCTCCGCGCTGGGTTCGGCGCGATCGGCGTCGGCGCACGTACCGCAATCGCGGACGACGTGCAGCTCACGGTGCGGGGCCCGGTGTCGCCGCGCGTGGCACCGGTGCGGGTGATCTTCGATCGCAGCGCGACATTGCCGGCGACGAGTCGCCTTTTCGAGGGAACGACGCCGGTGATCGTGGTCGTCGGGTCGGGCGTGGGCGACGCGACACGGGAGACGCTCACGCGCGCCGGCGCGCAGGTCGTAGTCGGTGACGAATTGGCGGATGGGTTGCAGGCGCTGGCGTGCAGCGGTGTCGATTCGATCCTGATCGAAGGCGGCGGTCGGCTCGCCAGCGCGCTGCTGGCGGAGCGGCTGGTCGATCGGGTCTATCAGGTGCAGGCGCCGCGGTGGCTCGGTACCGGCGTGCCGGCGTGGCCGGCAATCCCGGCGACGTCGCTGACAGAATCGGAACGGTGGCGGATGATTGCCGTCGAACGGCTCGGCGATCGTGACGACGCCGACGCCGTCCTCACGCTCGAGCATCGCTGA
- a CDS encoding riboflavin synthase gives MFTGIIEQVGAVRAATPHDGGLELRIGASLGEVVLGESIAIDGACLTVTAFGADWFGVHVVTTSLDRTAFVNYREGRRVNVERALRAGDRFGGHLVQGHVDAVGRVKSVRDQGDALLIDIVAPPAVMAVSIPLGSIAVDGVSMTVNGISAPDLIQLSVIPFTLEHTTLGDRVSGDAVHLEGDLVGKYVTQLADGWRAAAAR, from the coding sequence ATGTTCACCGGCATCATCGAGCAGGTCGGAGCGGTGCGCGCAGCCACGCCGCACGACGGCGGCCTCGAGCTCCGGATCGGCGCCTCGCTCGGCGAAGTCGTGCTCGGTGAAAGCATTGCGATCGATGGCGCCTGCCTCACGGTGACAGCGTTCGGCGCGGACTGGTTCGGGGTTCACGTCGTCACGACGTCGCTCGATCGCACCGCCTTCGTGAACTATCGGGAGGGGCGTCGCGTTAACGTCGAGCGGGCGTTGCGGGCGGGAGACCGGTTTGGCGGTCACCTGGTCCAGGGGCACGTCGACGCGGTCGGCCGGGTGAAATCGGTGCGAGACCAGGGCGATGCCCTGCTGATCGACATTGTGGCGCCGCCGGCGGTGATGGCGGTGTCGATTCCGCTGGGCTCGATCGCGGTCGACGGCGTCTCGATGACGGTGAACGGCATTTCCGCACCGGACCTGATTCAGCTCTCGGTGATCCCGTTTACCTTGGAGCACACGACGCTGGGCGATCGGGTCAGCGGCGACGCGGTGCATCTCGAAGGAGACCTCGTGGGGAAGTACGTGACTCAACTCGCCGATGGATGGCGGGCGGCAGCGGCACGATGA
- a CDS encoding bifunctional 3,4-dihydroxy-2-butanone-4-phosphate synthase/GTP cyclohydrolase II yields the protein MTSIERAIADIRAGKIVVVVDDADRENEGDLVCAAELITPEIVNFMARHGRGWICLALTAEDCDRLELPQMVERNTEAMSTAFTVTIDAHRRFGVTTGISASDRAATIRVAIDPSSAPADLRRPGHIQPLRAQRGGVLRRVGHTEASVDLARLAGLRPAGVICEILNADGSMARLPELRTFAAEHELSLITVADLVAWRLRTERLVHRVADARLPTEFGEFRVIGYRNDVDHAEHVALVFGDVAGEADVLVRMHSKCLTGDVFHSMRCDCGNQLHRAMEMITQAGRGVIVYLDQEGRGIGLLNKLRAYELQDAGTDTVEANERLGFKADLRDFGIGAQILRDLGLSTLKIMTNNPRKLVGLEGYGLEIVERVPLIADATPDNSAYLATKRDKLGHLLAH from the coding sequence ATGACATCGATCGAACGGGCGATCGCGGATATCCGCGCCGGAAAGATCGTGGTCGTCGTTGACGATGCCGATCGCGAGAATGAGGGCGACCTCGTCTGCGCGGCCGAATTGATCACGCCGGAAATCGTCAATTTCATGGCACGGCACGGGCGCGGCTGGATCTGCCTCGCGCTCACGGCCGAAGACTGCGACCGGCTCGAATTGCCGCAGATGGTGGAGCGCAACACCGAGGCGATGAGCACCGCGTTCACCGTGACGATCGACGCCCACCGTCGCTTCGGTGTCACGACCGGCATCTCCGCGAGTGATCGCGCGGCGACGATTCGCGTGGCGATCGATCCATCGAGTGCGCCGGCGGATCTGCGGCGCCCCGGCCACATCCAGCCCTTGCGTGCACAACGCGGTGGCGTGTTGCGGCGCGTGGGACACACCGAGGCGAGCGTCGATCTGGCGCGGCTGGCTGGGCTCCGGCCGGCAGGGGTGATCTGCGAGATCCTCAATGCGGACGGATCGATGGCGCGACTGCCCGAGCTGCGTACCTTCGCCGCCGAGCACGAGCTGTCGCTGATCACCGTCGCCGACCTGGTGGCGTGGCGGCTCCGGACCGAGCGCCTGGTCCATCGTGTCGCCGATGCGAGACTGCCGACGGAGTTCGGCGAGTTCCGCGTGATCGGTTATCGCAACGACGTCGACCACGCGGAGCACGTGGCCCTCGTCTTCGGCGATGTCGCGGGAGAGGCGGACGTGCTGGTACGGATGCATTCCAAGTGCCTCACCGGCGATGTCTTTCATTCGATGCGCTGCGATTGCGGCAACCAGCTGCACCGGGCGATGGAGATGATCACCCAGGCGGGACGCGGCGTGATCGTCTATCTCGACCAGGAAGGCCGCGGCATCGGGTTGCTCAACAAGTTGCGCGCCTACGAGCTGCAGGACGCCGGCACCGATACGGTCGAGGCGAACGAACGGCTCGGGTTCAAGGCTGACCTGCGCGATTTCGGTATCGGCGCCCAGATTCTTCGCGACCTGGGCCTGTCGACGCTCAAGATCATGACCAACAATCCGCGCAAGCTGGTCGGGCTCGAAGGGTACGGGCTCGAGATCGTCGAGCGAGTGCCGCTCATCGCCGACGCCACGCCCGACAACAGCGCCTACCTGGCCACCAAGCGCGACAAGCTTGGTCACCTCCTCGCGCACTGA
- the ribH gene encoding 6,7-dimethyl-8-ribityllumazine synthase: MPTFEGQSRASGRVALVASRYHERITIRLVDGAMAACLEAGCPESDVDVLWVVGAFELGVVATAAAHSGRYVAIAALGVVIRGETPHFDYVAGETAAALGRAATETLVPIGFGLLTCDTMDQAVARAGGSAGNKGHEAAEAALRTADLIRQALED; the protein is encoded by the coding sequence ATGCCGACATTCGAAGGTCAATCGCGCGCGAGCGGACGGGTGGCGCTGGTCGCCTCGCGATATCACGAACGAATCACCATCCGTCTCGTCGACGGGGCGATGGCGGCGTGTCTCGAGGCAGGATGTCCCGAATCGGATGTCGACGTCCTCTGGGTGGTCGGTGCCTTCGAACTCGGCGTGGTCGCCACCGCCGCCGCGCACAGCGGACGCTACGTCGCCATCGCGGCGCTTGGCGTGGTGATCCGCGGCGAGACGCCACACTTCGATTACGTGGCTGGTGAAACCGCCGCGGCGCTGGGACGCGCGGCGACCGAGACGCTGGTACCGATCGGCTTCGGCCTCCTCACCTGTGACACGATGGACCAGGCGGTGGCGCGCGCCGGGGGGTCGGCCGGGAACAAGGGTCATGAGGCAGCCGAAGCCGCATTGCGCACGGCGGACCTGATTCGCCAGGCGCTGGAAGACTAG
- the nusB gene encoding transcription antitermination factor NusB, translating to MRRETRQRARALQLLYALELTGESDTTAAAEAIAKLTGDHALIFEDVEPMVVRIRAEREDLDRLAEVAADNWRLERIATIERNILRIAIHEMVHERIPPRVAIDEALWLAHRFAGVRAPAFINGILDRVARDLGRL from the coding sequence TTGCGCCGCGAGACACGGCAGCGAGCCCGCGCGCTGCAACTCCTGTATGCCCTCGAGCTCACGGGTGAGTCGGACACGACGGCGGCGGCGGAGGCGATCGCGAAGCTCACCGGCGATCACGCGCTCATCTTCGAGGATGTTGAGCCGATGGTCGTGCGCATCCGCGCCGAACGCGAGGACCTTGATCGGCTCGCCGAGGTCGCCGCCGATAACTGGCGGCTCGAACGGATCGCGACGATCGAACGCAACATCCTGCGCATCGCGATCCATGAAATGGTGCACGAACGGATTCCGCCCAGGGTCGCGATCGACGAAGCGCTCTGGCTGGCCCACCGGTTCGCCGGCGTCCGCGCACCGGCCTTCATCAACGGCATTCTCGATCGGGTGGCGCGCGACCTCGGGCGCCTGTAA